One Streptomyces hundungensis DNA segment encodes these proteins:
- a CDS encoding endonuclease V — translation MEIITGIPDGWPADDAAALAVQDELRDRVVLDEPGPPPGGGLVTGVDVAYDDERDLVVAAAVVLDAATLEVVEEATAVGRVAFPYVPGLLAFREIPTVLAALERLDSGPGMVICDGYGLAHPRRFGLASHLGVLTGLPVMGVAKNPFTFTYEQPGPRRGDSSALLADDGTEVGRALRTQDATKPVFVSVGHRVGLEGACAHTLALARRYRLPESTRHADALCRRALKEVQQAAVQP, via the coding sequence ATGGAGATCATCACGGGGATTCCGGACGGCTGGCCCGCGGACGACGCGGCCGCGCTCGCCGTCCAGGACGAGTTGCGGGACCGGGTCGTCCTCGACGAGCCCGGTCCGCCGCCCGGCGGCGGGCTCGTCACGGGCGTGGACGTCGCCTACGACGACGAGCGGGACCTGGTCGTCGCGGCTGCCGTCGTGCTCGACGCGGCCACCCTGGAGGTGGTCGAGGAGGCCACCGCCGTGGGGCGGGTGGCCTTCCCCTACGTTCCCGGGCTGCTCGCGTTCCGCGAGATCCCCACCGTGCTCGCCGCCCTGGAGCGGCTGGACTCCGGTCCCGGGATGGTCATTTGCGACGGGTACGGCCTCGCGCACCCGCGACGCTTCGGTCTGGCGAGCCACCTCGGCGTGCTCACCGGGCTCCCCGTCATGGGCGTCGCCAAGAACCCGTTCACCTTCACCTACGAGCAGCCCGGACCCCGGCGCGGCGACAGCTCCGCGCTGCTCGCCGACGACGGCACCGAGGTCGGCCGCGCCCTGCGCACCCAGGACGCGACCAAACCCGTCTTCGTCTCGGTCGGCCACCGGGTGGGCCTCGAAGGTGCCTGCGCCCACACGCTCGCCCTCGCCCGGCGCTACCGGCTCCCCGAGTCCACCCGGCACGCCGACGCGCTGTGCCGGCGAGCGCTCAAGGAGGTCCAACAGGCCGCCGTACAGCCTTAG
- a CDS encoding YciI family protein has protein sequence MFILELTYVAPLDRVDALLGEHVAWLDTHYAAGVFIASGRKEPRDGGVILAVGDDRAAMEELVATDPFALGGCATYRVTEFLATKVAPQLLPYQQQLPN, from the coding sequence ATGTTCATACTCGAGCTGACCTACGTCGCCCCCCTCGACCGCGTCGACGCGCTGCTCGGCGAGCACGTCGCCTGGCTCGACACCCATTACGCGGCCGGCGTCTTCATCGCCTCCGGGCGCAAGGAGCCGCGCGACGGCGGTGTCATTCTGGCCGTCGGGGACGATCGCGCGGCCATGGAAGAGCTCGTCGCGACCGACCCCTTCGCCCTCGGCGGATGCGCCACGTACCGGGTCACCGAGTTCCTGGCGACCAAGGTCGCCCCTCAACTCCTGCCGTATCAGCAGCAGTTGCCGAACTAG
- a CDS encoding WD40/YVTN/BNR-like repeat-containing protein — MRSMGKTRRMLSVGLGGMALVTALAVPAQAHEYGHEYGHGGGSVAWEVKGTGTDARFRGLAAVSRSTAWVAGTKGTVLRTSDGGRTWRNVSPPGAGALEFRDVEAFDGRRAVVLAIGEGEASRVYRTEDGGASWSESFRNTDPKAFYDCLTFFDPRHGLAMSDPVDGKYRILSTADGGRSWRVLPSEGMPAAQTGEAGFAASGQCLVSSGPRDVWLATGGGATGRVLHSSDRGLTWTAAESTIPAGDPARGVFGLAFRDRTHGIAVGGDYRADQPSPRAAAVTGDGGRTWRPSATPVAAYRSGVAWLPHARSAALAVGPTGTDLTRDGGRTWRTVDTGSYDTVDCTADGGCWAAGERGRVARLAR, encoded by the coding sequence ATGAGGTCCATGGGGAAGACGAGACGCATGCTGTCGGTGGGGCTGGGCGGGATGGCCTTGGTGACCGCGCTCGCCGTGCCGGCCCAGGCACACGAGTACGGGCACGAGTACGGGCACGGGGGCGGGAGCGTGGCGTGGGAGGTGAAGGGCACCGGGACCGACGCCCGCTTCCGGGGGCTGGCGGCGGTCAGCCGGTCGACCGCGTGGGTGGCGGGCACCAAGGGAACGGTCCTGCGGACCTCCGACGGCGGCCGCACCTGGCGGAACGTGTCGCCGCCCGGCGCGGGCGCCCTGGAGTTCCGGGACGTCGAGGCCTTCGACGGGCGGCGCGCGGTGGTGCTCGCGATCGGCGAGGGCGAGGCGTCCCGGGTCTATCGCACCGAGGACGGCGGAGCGAGCTGGAGCGAGTCGTTCCGCAACACCGATCCGAAGGCGTTCTACGACTGCCTGACCTTCTTCGACCCGCGCCACGGCCTGGCGATGAGCGACCCCGTGGACGGCAAGTACCGCATCCTGTCCACCGCGGACGGCGGCCGCTCCTGGCGGGTCCTGCCGAGCGAAGGGATGCCGGCCGCCCAGACCGGTGAGGCGGGCTTCGCCGCGAGCGGCCAGTGCCTGGTCAGCTCCGGGCCCCGGGACGTCTGGCTCGCCACCGGCGGCGGCGCCACCGGCCGCGTTTTGCACTCGTCGGACCGGGGGCTGACCTGGACGGCCGCCGAGTCGACGATCCCCGCCGGCGATCCGGCCCGCGGGGTGTTCGGCCTCGCCTTCCGCGACCGGACGCACGGCATCGCGGTCGGCGGCGACTACCGCGCGGACCAGCCCTCTCCCCGGGCCGCGGCCGTCACCGGCGACGGTGGCCGCACCTGGCGCCCCTCGGCGACACCGGTGGCCGCCTATCGCTCGGGTGTCGCCTGGCTGCCGCACGCGCGCTCGGCCGCACTCGCGGTCGGGCCGACCGGCACGGACCTCACCCGCGACGGCGGCCGCACCTGGCGCACCGTGGACACGGGCTCCTACGACACCGTCGACTGCACGGCGGACGGCGGCTGTTGGGCCGCGGGGGAGCGGGGGCGGGTGGCCCGGCTCGCCCGCTGA
- a CDS encoding SsgA family sporulation/cell division regulator has protein sequence MSTVIEQPVQVRLIASAPRMETVPATLRYDPDDPFAVHMAFPAPATLEGAEVSWEFARELLEAGIEEPAGVGDVRVRPYGYDRTVLEFHAREGVAMVHIRTSEVRRFLERTRLVVPPGREYQHLDLDGDLTALLRDAC, from the coding sequence TTGTCCACCGTCATCGAGCAGCCCGTCCAGGTGCGCCTGATCGCGTCCGCGCCCCGTATGGAAACCGTGCCCGCGACGCTGCGCTACGACCCCGATGACCCCTTCGCCGTCCACATGGCCTTCCCCGCCCCGGCCACCCTCGAAGGCGCCGAGGTCTCCTGGGAGTTCGCCCGCGAGCTGCTCGAAGCGGGCATCGAGGAGCCGGCCGGAGTGGGCGACGTCCGGGTGCGGCCGTACGGCTACGACCGCACGGTGCTCGAATTCCACGCCCGTGAAGGCGTCGCCATGGTCCACATCCGCACCTCCGAAGTGCGTCGCTTCCTCGAACGCACCCGGCTCGTGGTGCCGCCCGGCCGGGAGTACCAGCACCTCGACCTGGACGGCGACCTCACCGCGCTGCTGCGCGACGCCTGCTGA
- a CDS encoding ABC-F family ATP-binding cassette domain-containing protein, with protein sequence MSSFPPQISSAALSFAWPDGTPVFEDFQLSVGPGRTGLVGLNGSGKSTLLKLIAGVLTPTDGSVTIAGEVGHLPQNLVLDTALRVDQALGIDAVRAALHAIEDGDADERHFETVGDDWDVEERARATLDQLGLGSIGLDRTIGEVSGGESVLLRLAALLLRRPDVLLLDEPTNNLDLPARRRLYDAVDAWSGVLVVVSHDRELLDRVDRIADLREGQLTWYGGNFTSYEEALRAEQEAAERMVRVAEADVQRQKRELSDAQVKLARRRRYGQKSYDNKVVPRIVANNRRREAQVSAGKHRILQTERLGQARERLDQAVEAVRDDEEIRIELPSTKVHPGRSVLTLRELQLPYGARMEGELEVRGPERIALVGRNGSGKTTLLRTLAGQLQPVAGEAVTHVPLRFLPQRLDVLDDTLSVVENVARYAPGATDNAIRARLARFLFKGARAAQPAGTLSGGERFRAALAALLLAEPAPQLLMLDEPTNNLDMASVRALQAALDAYEGALIVASHDVPFLESIGVTRWLLLDGALADTTAEEVTGGLGAR encoded by the coding sequence ATGTCATCTTTCCCTCCTCAGATCAGCTCCGCCGCGCTGTCCTTCGCGTGGCCGGACGGCACCCCCGTCTTCGAGGACTTCCAGCTCTCCGTCGGCCCCGGCCGCACCGGGCTCGTCGGCCTCAACGGGTCCGGCAAATCAACCCTGTTGAAGCTGATCGCCGGTGTCCTCACGCCGACCGACGGCAGCGTCACCATCGCGGGCGAGGTCGGTCATCTGCCGCAGAACCTGGTCCTCGACACCGCTTTGCGGGTGGACCAGGCGCTCGGCATCGACGCGGTCCGCGCCGCCCTGCACGCCATTGAGGACGGCGACGCCGACGAGCGCCACTTCGAGACGGTGGGCGACGACTGGGACGTCGAGGAGCGGGCCCGCGCCACCCTCGACCAGCTCGGCCTCGGGTCCATCGGTCTCGACCGCACGATCGGCGAGGTCTCAGGCGGCGAGTCGGTGCTGCTGCGGCTGGCCGCGCTGCTCCTGCGCCGCCCGGACGTGCTGCTGCTGGACGAGCCCACCAACAACCTGGACCTGCCGGCCCGACGGCGGCTGTACGACGCGGTCGACGCCTGGAGCGGAGTGCTCGTGGTGGTCAGCCACGACCGGGAGCTGCTGGACCGGGTGGACCGGATCGCCGACCTCCGCGAGGGCCAACTCACGTGGTACGGCGGGAACTTCACGTCGTACGAGGAAGCCCTGCGGGCCGAGCAGGAGGCGGCCGAGCGGATGGTGCGGGTCGCCGAGGCCGATGTGCAGCGCCAGAAGCGTGAACTGTCCGACGCCCAGGTCAAGTTGGCCCGGCGACGGCGTTATGGGCAGAAGAGTTACGACAACAAGGTGGTGCCGAGGATCGTCGCCAACAACCGGCGTCGCGAGGCGCAGGTGTCGGCGGGCAAGCACCGCATCCTCCAGACCGAGCGCCTCGGCCAGGCGCGCGAGCGGCTCGACCAGGCCGTGGAGGCGGTGCGCGACGACGAGGAGATCCGCATCGAACTCCCCTCCACCAAGGTGCACCCCGGCCGCTCCGTCCTGACCCTGCGCGAGCTCCAACTCCCTTACGGCGCGCGGATGGAGGGGGAACTCGAGGTGCGCGGACCGGAGCGGATCGCCCTGGTGGGCCGCAACGGCTCGGGCAAGACGACGCTGCTGCGCACGCTCGCGGGGCAGTTGCAACCGGTGGCGGGCGAGGCGGTGACCCATGTGCCGCTGCGGTTTCTGCCCCAGCGCCTCGACGTGCTCGACGACACGCTGAGCGTGGTGGAGAACGTGGCCCGCTACGCACCGGGGGCGACGGACAACGCGATCAGGGCGCGGCTTGCGCGCTTCCTGTTCAAGGGGGCCAGGGCCGCCCAGCCGGCCGGGACCCTCTCGGGCGGGGAGCGTTTTCGTGCCGCGCTCGCCGCGCTGCTGCTCGCGGAGCCCGCGCCCCAACTGCTGATGCTGGACGAGCCCACCAACAATCTGGACATGGCCAGCGTGCGCGCTCTGCAAGCCGCGCTCGACGCCTATGAGGGCGCGCTGATCGTGGCGAGCCATGACGTGCCGTTCCTGGAGTCGATCGGCGTCACCCGCTGGCTGCTGCTCGACGGCGCACTCGCCGACACCACGGCCGAGGAGGTCACCGGCGGGCTCGGGGCCCGCTGA
- a CDS encoding acyl-ACP desaturase — protein MTITSPHLGSSDAWTDARLLFALEEVVEKELNRHLKVAKDWMPHDYVPWSDARNFPGLFEDGEAWEPQQSKVTDIGKIALVVNLLTEDNLPSYHHEIASLFGRDGAWGTWVHRWTAEEGRHGIVMRDYLLASRAVDPDKLEQFRMAHMSEGFESDNRHSMLHSVAYVAFQELATRVSHRNTGHQSGDPVCDRMLARIATDENLHMVFYRNLLGAAFELAPDLTMQSVRDVVVNFRMPGHGMPGFERAAAQMAIGEIYNMRIHHDDVLQPVLRNLRVLEIDGLGPEGLKAQEELGLYMGGLDAEASKFDEKLAARKARMAARR, from the coding sequence GTGACGATCACTTCTCCCCACCTCGGCAGTTCGGACGCGTGGACCGACGCCCGGCTGCTGTTCGCGCTGGAAGAGGTAGTCGAAAAGGAGCTCAACCGGCACCTCAAGGTCGCCAAGGACTGGATGCCGCACGACTACGTGCCGTGGTCGGACGCCCGCAACTTCCCCGGTCTCTTCGAGGACGGCGAGGCCTGGGAGCCCCAGCAGTCCAAGGTGACCGACATCGGCAAGATCGCCCTGGTGGTCAATCTGCTCACCGAGGACAACCTGCCGAGCTACCACCACGAGATCGCCTCGCTGTTCGGGCGCGACGGCGCCTGGGGCACCTGGGTGCACCGCTGGACCGCCGAGGAGGGCCGCCACGGCATCGTGATGCGGGACTATCTGCTCGCCTCGCGGGCCGTGGACCCGGACAAGCTGGAGCAGTTCCGCATGGCGCACATGAGCGAGGGCTTCGAGTCGGACAACCGGCACTCGATGCTGCACTCGGTGGCCTATGTGGCCTTCCAGGAGCTCGCCACCCGGGTTTCGCACCGCAACACCGGCCACCAGTCGGGCGACCCGGTGTGCGACCGGATGCTGGCGCGGATCGCGACCGACGAGAACCTACACATGGTCTTCTACCGCAACCTCCTGGGCGCGGCCTTCGAGCTCGCCCCGGACCTGACGATGCAGTCGGTGCGCGATGTCGTCGTGAACTTCCGGATGCCCGGTCACGGCATGCCGGGCTTCGAGCGGGCGGCCGCGCAGATGGCGATCGGCGAGATCTACAACATGCGCATCCACCACGACGACGTGCTCCAGCCGGTGCTGCGCAACCTCAGGGTCCTGGAGATCGACGGGCTCGGCCCCGAGGGTCTCAAGGCCCAGGAGGAGCTCGGCCTGTACATGGGCGGGCTCGACGCCGAGGCGTCCAAGTTCGACGAGAAGCTCGCCGCGCGCAAGGCCCGGATGGCCGCTCGCCGCTGA
- a CDS encoding WhiB family transcriptional regulator: MLNDTMTAGQELAWQETALCRQAGPEFFFPAPGSSTREAKQLCGACEQRTACLEYALAHDERFGVWGGLSEKERFALQRTRQG, from the coding sequence ATGCTGAACGACACCATGACCGCCGGCCAGGAACTCGCTTGGCAGGAGACCGCGTTGTGCCGCCAGGCGGGCCCCGAGTTCTTCTTCCCCGCCCCGGGCAGCTCGACGCGTGAGGCCAAGCAGCTCTGCGGAGCCTGCGAACAACGCACGGCATGTCTTGAGTACGCGCTGGCCCACGACGAGCGATTCGGCGTGTGGGGCGGCCTCTCCGAGAAGGAACGGTTCGCGCTGCAACGCACGCGCCAGGGCTGA
- a CDS encoding VOC family protein: MLTTQYVTGSPSWFDLATPDLDAAVAFYTGVFGWTYTPGGPEVGGYGTFQSAGRTVAGAMTVPAEQGAPGWNVYFQTTDVEATARAVEQDGGSVTLQPVDVMELGRSACFKDPAGVGFSAWQPKAMSGMEAAGEPGTLAWVELSTPDVAAALGFYHAVFGWETTEVSFPGGTYTTVNPAAAGPDAMFGGVVPLDSDPLEAEAGAYWMPYIEVADADTSAAKARELGGTVRMAPMDVEGVGRLGKIADPFGGRIALITSASGAS; encoded by the coding sequence ATGCTCACCACCCAGTACGTCACGGGCTCGCCCAGCTGGTTCGACCTCGCCACCCCGGATCTTGACGCCGCGGTCGCCTTCTACACCGGTGTCTTCGGCTGGACCTACACCCCGGGCGGTCCCGAGGTCGGCGGATACGGCACGTTCCAGTCCGCTGGCAGGACCGTCGCCGGCGCGATGACCGTCCCGGCCGAGCAGGGCGCCCCCGGGTGGAACGTGTACTTCCAGACGACGGACGTCGAGGCCACGGCCCGGGCCGTCGAGCAGGACGGCGGCAGCGTCACCCTCCAGCCCGTGGACGTCATGGAGCTCGGCCGCAGCGCCTGCTTCAAGGACCCGGCGGGCGTCGGCTTCTCGGCCTGGCAGCCGAAGGCGATGAGCGGGATGGAGGCGGCCGGCGAGCCCGGCACGCTCGCCTGGGTCGAGCTGAGCACGCCCGACGTCGCGGCGGCCCTCGGCTTCTACCACGCGGTCTTCGGCTGGGAGACCACCGAGGTGAGCTTCCCGGGCGGCACCTATACGACCGTCAACCCCGCGGCCGCGGGGCCCGACGCGATGTTCGGCGGCGTCGTTCCGCTCGACAGCGACCCGCTGGAGGCCGAGGCGGGCGCCTACTGGATGCCGTACATCGAAGTGGCCGACGCCGATACGAGCGCCGCCAAGGCGCGAGAGCTGGGCGGCACCGTCAGGATGGCTCCGATGGACGTCGAGGGCGTGGGCCGGCTCGGCAAGATCGCCGACCCGTTCGGCGGCCGCATCGCCCTCATCACGAGCGCCTCCGGGGCGTCCTAG
- a CDS encoding GntR family transcriptional regulator, giving the protein MSADATPDRPVRFPERGSGPSPLWAQTAELIQDEIQRRGLTAGARLPPERELGERLDISRVTLRKALAHLVDQGLVTASHGRGWFVAAPVAPREWPNDLESFTATARRKHMTPSSLVLHQDLRPATLDDADRLDVPAGAPLLRLERVRLLDDVRIAVDRTLLVATLAPGLDAVDFAKASLFEELHARGVELDRSETTIEARGADRTLADHLAIEPGSPVLALDQTIYARDQRPVLLSTVEYSGDRYRLRTTLQPR; this is encoded by the coding sequence ATGAGCGCCGACGCCACCCCTGACCGCCCCGTCCGCTTCCCCGAGCGAGGCAGCGGGCCGTCCCCGCTGTGGGCCCAGACCGCCGAACTCATCCAGGACGAGATCCAGCGCCGCGGGCTGACCGCCGGCGCCCGGCTGCCCCCCGAGCGCGAACTCGGCGAGCGGCTCGACATCTCCCGGGTCACCCTGCGCAAGGCCCTCGCCCATCTCGTCGACCAGGGTCTGGTGACCGCCTCGCACGGCCGGGGCTGGTTCGTGGCGGCCCCCGTGGCGCCGCGCGAGTGGCCCAACGACCTGGAGTCGTTCACGGCGACCGCCCGCCGCAAGCACATGACGCCGAGCTCCCTCGTGCTGCACCAGGATCTGCGCCCCGCGACCCTGGACGACGCCGACCGACTGGACGTGCCGGCCGGCGCCCCCCTGCTGCGCCTGGAGCGCGTCCGACTCCTCGACGACGTACGTATCGCCGTCGACCGCACCCTGCTGGTGGCCACGCTCGCGCCCGGCCTCGACGCGGTGGACTTCGCGAAAGCCTCGCTCTTCGAGGAACTGCACGCGCGGGGCGTCGAGTTGGACCGCTCCGAGACCACCATCGAGGCGCGCGGCGCAGACCGTACGCTGGCGGACCACCTCGCGATCGAGCCCGGCTCGCCCGTGCTCGCCCTGGACCAGACGATCTACGCGCGCGACCAGCGTCCGGTGCTCCTGTCGACTGTCGAGTACAGCGGGGACCGCTACCGGCTGCGCACCACACTCCAACCACGCTGA
- a CDS encoding PTS transporter subunit EIIC — MSTGRAKAADKRRGSGVMAVMQRIGRSLMLPVATLPAAALLLRLGAKDLLGREELPELIRKFGMVLAAGGQTVFDNLPLLFAIGVAIGFAKKADGSTALAAAVGYLVFKAVLASDAFPKGVDGKPLDAKVLGGIVMGLVAALLYQRFSRTKLPDWLGFFGGRRLVPILSAFAGVGMGVVFGVVWPMVGGWFYHFGEWLVGTGAWGAGLFGLVVRALIPIGMHHFFTFFPWFDAGTFVNPSTGAEVHGDIARFLAGDPSAGQFMTGGFPIYMFALPAAALAIAHTARPENRTMVKGMMISVALTSFVTGVTEPIEFSFMFVAPLLYAVHAVLFGVSMAVCYALGIRDGFGFSSGAIDYVVNYGIATKPWLLIPIGLAFAALYYVIFRFAILRFDLPTPGREPAEGEGAAADPAEGGLPSGEPAEGGARAGEPAAASADTPSGTPVRSPDAVPPGAALRDDPASNA; from the coding sequence ATGAGTACGGGTCGAGCCAAGGCCGCCGACAAGCGGCGCGGCAGCGGTGTCATGGCGGTCATGCAGCGCATCGGGCGCAGCCTGATGCTCCCGGTGGCGACACTTCCGGCGGCCGCGCTCCTGCTGCGACTAGGCGCCAAGGACCTGCTCGGCCGGGAGGAGCTCCCCGAGCTGATCCGCAAGTTCGGCATGGTCCTGGCCGCCGGCGGTCAGACCGTCTTCGACAACCTGCCGCTCCTGTTCGCCATCGGCGTGGCCATCGGCTTCGCCAAGAAGGCGGACGGCTCCACCGCGCTCGCCGCCGCCGTCGGCTACCTCGTCTTCAAGGCGGTGCTCGCCAGCGACGCCTTCCCGAAGGGCGTCGACGGCAAGCCGCTGGACGCCAAGGTGCTCGGCGGCATCGTCATGGGCCTGGTCGCGGCGCTGCTCTACCAGCGCTTCAGCCGCACCAAACTCCCCGACTGGCTGGGCTTCTTCGGCGGCCGCAGGCTGGTCCCGATCCTCAGCGCCTTCGCGGGCGTCGGCATGGGCGTGGTGTTCGGCGTGGTCTGGCCGATGGTGGGGGGCTGGTTCTACCACTTCGGCGAGTGGCTGGTGGGCACCGGCGCCTGGGGCGCGGGCCTCTTCGGCCTGGTGGTCCGCGCGCTGATCCCGATCGGGATGCACCACTTCTTCACGTTCTTCCCGTGGTTCGACGCCGGAACGTTCGTCAACCCCTCCACCGGCGCCGAGGTCCACGGCGACATCGCGCGCTTCCTGGCGGGCGACCCGAGCGCCGGCCAGTTCATGACCGGCGGCTTCCCGATCTACATGTTCGCGCTGCCCGCCGCCGCCCTCGCGATCGCGCACACCGCGCGGCCCGAGAACCGCACCATGGTCAAGGGCATGATGATCTCGGTCGCGCTCACCTCGTTCGTCACGGGTGTCACCGAGCCCATCGAGTTCAGTTTCATGTTCGTCGCCCCGCTCCTGTACGCCGTCCACGCGGTGCTGTTCGGCGTCTCCATGGCGGTCTGCTACGCGCTGGGCATCCGCGACGGGTTCGGCTTCTCCTCCGGCGCGATCGACTACGTCGTCAACTACGGCATCGCCACCAAGCCCTGGCTCCTGATCCCCATCGGCCTGGCGTTCGCCGCGCTCTACTACGTCATCTTCCGGTTCGCGATTCTTCGGTTCGACCTGCCGACGCCGGGACGCGAACCCGCCGAAGGCGAAGGCGCGGCCGCCGATCCGGCCGAAGGCGGCCTTCCGTCGGGCGAGCCCGCCGAAGGCGGGGCCCGCGCGGGTGAACCCGCCGCCGCGTCCGCCGACACACCGTCCGGCACTCCCGTGCGCTCCCCCGACGCCGTTCCCCCGGGCGCCGCCCTAAGGGACGATCCGGCGTCCAATGCCTGA
- a CDS encoding SIS domain-containing protein: protein MSGSRITFLDGQSGQPQALERVIAHVRRQLDEAALSRLGTKRRPLLAGIGASYAALAVPVEVLRGHGVPAQRVLSSEIEDGLRGFDTDLLIGVSQGGRSSETIAAFRAASDVPTLAVLNVTPSPLGELADLTVDLGNEPDSYASTVGFTATVVALDLIAGAVAGRVDDPWDGIASRVAAVRARATEVVGALRARAARCVAADCVASGASRVSAEEAALLLREVPRMPAAASVTRNYLHGEMESAGNTLHLVFGDGREVELARSLSSAGHLTLLITTQDVEVAENLGVICLPRTAPSVRVVLETVVVQELVAALSEERDVPIESFVFANDDTKEGGVDAADFELASPVAAA, encoded by the coding sequence ATGTCCGGATCGCGTATCACCTTCCTCGACGGCCAGAGCGGCCAGCCGCAGGCGCTGGAACGCGTGATCGCCCATGTGCGGCGGCAGCTCGACGAGGCGGCCCTGAGCCGGCTCGGCACCAAGCGGCGACCACTGCTCGCCGGGATCGGCGCCTCCTACGCGGCGCTCGCCGTCCCGGTCGAAGTGCTCCGCGGCCACGGCGTACCGGCCCAGCGGGTGCTCTCCAGCGAGATCGAGGACGGGCTGCGCGGCTTCGACACCGATCTCCTGATCGGGGTGTCGCAGGGTGGCCGCAGCTCGGAGACGATCGCCGCGTTCAGGGCCGCGAGCGACGTGCCGACGCTCGCCGTCCTCAACGTCACGCCCTCGCCGCTGGGTGAACTCGCCGATCTGACCGTCGACTTGGGCAATGAGCCCGACTCGTACGCCTCGACCGTCGGCTTCACCGCCACGGTCGTGGCGCTCGATCTGATCGCCGGGGCCGTCGCCGGACGCGTGGACGATCCCTGGGACGGCATCGCCTCCCGGGTGGCGGCCGTCCGCGCCCGCGCCACCGAGGTGGTCGGCGCGCTCCGCGCCCGCGCGGCCCGCTGTGTGGCGGCCGACTGCGTGGCCTCCGGCGCCTCCCGGGTCAGCGCCGAGGAGGCGGCCCTGCTGCTGCGCGAGGTGCCCCGGATGCCGGCGGCGGCCTCGGTCACCCGCAACTATTTGCACGGCGAGATGGAGTCGGCGGGCAACACCCTGCACCTCGTCTTCGGCGACGGCCGCGAGGTCGAACTGGCCCGCTCGCTCTCCTCGGCCGGCCACCTCACCCTGCTGATCACCACTCAGGACGTCGAGGTGGCCGAGAACCTCGGTGTCATATGTCTGCCGAGGACGGCCCCCAGCGTCCGGGTCGTCCTGGAGACGGTGGTGGTGCAGGAGCTCGTGGCCGCGCTCAGCGAGGAACGCGACGTGCCCATCGAGTCGTTCGTGTTCGCCAACGACGACACCAAGGAGGGCGGCGTCGACGCCGCCGACTTCGAGCTGGCCTCGCCCGTCGCGGCCGCCTGA
- the ligD gene encoding non-homologous end-joining DNA ligase: MGKGEAIELEVGGRTVRLSNPDKVYFPERGYTKLDVARYYLAVADGITRALRDRPTTLERYPDGVDGESFFQKRAPKNVPDWIPTARIAFPSGRHADEMCPTEPAAVLWAAQLGTLTFHPWPVRREATDHPDELRIDLDPQPGTDFDDAVPVAHELRALLGELGITGWPKTSGGRGIHVFVPIEPRWTFTEVRRCAIALGRELERRMAGKVTTAWWKEERGERIFVDYNQTARDRTIASAYSVRPKPHAPVSAPLRWDELDDVHPEDFDLRTMPARYAELGDLHADMDDHAFGLEPLLELAERDERDHELGDMPYPPDYPKMPGEPKRVQPSRAAKEK, translated from the coding sequence ATGGGCAAGGGCGAAGCGATCGAGCTGGAGGTCGGCGGGCGCACCGTCCGCCTCTCCAACCCGGACAAGGTCTACTTTCCGGAGCGCGGCTACACCAAGCTGGACGTGGCGCGGTACTACCTGGCCGTCGCGGACGGCATCACGCGCGCCCTGCGCGACCGCCCCACCACCCTGGAGCGCTACCCCGACGGCGTGGACGGCGAGTCCTTCTTCCAGAAGCGGGCCCCCAAGAACGTGCCCGACTGGATCCCCACCGCGCGCATCGCCTTCCCCAGCGGCCGGCACGCCGACGAGATGTGCCCCACCGAGCCCGCCGCCGTCCTGTGGGCCGCGCAGCTGGGCACCTTGACCTTCCACCCCTGGCCGGTACGGCGCGAGGCGACCGACCACCCCGACGAACTCCGCATCGACCTCGACCCCCAGCCCGGCACCGACTTCGACGACGCCGTCCCCGTAGCCCATGAACTGCGCGCCCTGTTGGGCGAGTTGGGCATCACGGGCTGGCCCAAGACGTCCGGCGGCCGGGGCATCCACGTCTTCGTGCCGATCGAGCCGCGCTGGACCTTCACCGAGGTGCGCCGCTGCGCCATCGCCCTCGGCCGCGAGCTGGAGCGCCGCATGGCGGGGAAGGTCACCACCGCCTGGTGGAAGGAGGAGCGCGGCGAGCGGATCTTCGTGGACTACAACCAGACCGCCCGCGACCGCACCATCGCCTCGGCCTATTCGGTACGCCCCAAGCCGCACGCCCCCGTCTCGGCGCCGCTGCGCTGGGACGAACTCGACGACGTCCACCCCGAGGACTTCGACCTGCGGACCATGCCCGCGCGCTACGCCGAACTCGGCGATCTGCACGCGGACATGGACGACCACGCCTTCGGTCTGGAGCCGCTCCTCGAACTCGCCGAACGCGACGAGCGCGACCACGAACTCGGCGACATGCCGTACCCGCCGGACTATCCCAAGATGCCGGGGGAGCCCAAGCGGGTACAGCCGAGCCGTGCCGCCAAGGAGAAATAG